The following are encoded together in the Myxococcales bacterium genome:
- a CDS encoding DNRLRE domain-containing protein, translated as MDHPRTAWAGLLAAAALPACLGISEVDTPGSGGAGGTAGTVIASGGSFPSSGGSGGSGIDGSAGAGGTLGGGGVPSGGGTASGGAGASGGSGGGGGSGGTGTSKLTLLPGSGLTGDGFLAQPGLCNKTVFDSYSQPNYKAIHVGRDVPCGSVATYRAFIRFDLSKLSSAVLSAKLRLHYSSTTNPTAAVSLLGIADFGQLSSQVWSAAKGTDYGTLLTPTSPLGWLETSVVDQVNSAISSGGGVAFELRYQNEGEDPGGKSRWYGLVAADNGSLGPELVVTY; from the coding sequence TTGGACCACCCAAGAACCGCGTGGGCTGGACTGCTCGCGGCAGCAGCGCTGCCAGCATGTTTGGGGATTTCCGAGGTCGATACCCCCGGGAGCGGAGGGGCTGGAGGCACGGCGGGGACCGTAATCGCCAGCGGCGGCTCGTTTCCCAGCTCCGGCGGCAGCGGGGGCAGCGGCATCGACGGCTCGGCCGGCGCGGGCGGAACGCTGGGCGGCGGAGGGGTTCCGTCGGGCGGGGGCACCGCCTCCGGCGGCGCGGGCGCATCCGGAGGCAGCGGCGGTGGCGGAGGGTCCGGGGGCACTGGCACCAGCAAGCTGACGCTCTTGCCGGGGTCCGGCCTCACCGGCGATGGGTTCCTCGCGCAGCCGGGTCTCTGCAACAAGACGGTCTTCGATTCGTACAGCCAACCCAACTACAAGGCGATCCATGTCGGGCGCGACGTGCCCTGTGGCAGCGTCGCGACGTATCGCGCTTTCATTCGCTTCGATCTCTCCAAGTTGAGCAGCGCGGTGCTCAGCGCGAAGTTGCGGCTCCACTACTCGTCGACCACGAACCCGACGGCGGCCGTCTCGCTGCTCGGCATCGCTGACTTCGGTCAACTCTCGTCGCAGGTCTGGAGTGCGGCCAAGGGAACGGACTACGGCACGCTGCTCACACCAACGAGCCCGCTGGGATGGCTCGAGACCAGCGTCGTCGACCAGGTGAACAGCGCAATCTCCAGCGGAGGCGGCGTGGCGTTCGAGCTCAGGTACCAGAACGAAGGCGAAGACCCCGGGGGGAAGTCTCGCTGGTACGGCTTGGTTGCAGCCGACAATGGCTCACTCGGCCCCGAGCTCGTCGTCACTTACTGA
- a CDS encoding protein kinase: MSRISAPFPERVGWYELLAPIGAGGMATVYLGVAARSGGFQRYVAVKMIHGTAEADAQLAADLLKEAKLVAKIRHPNVVPVIDVGEDPNGLFLVMEYIEGDNLSALRRAAKRAGVPIPEPIALRIVVEALAGLHAAHELKDSSGQSLGVVHRDFSPQNILVGTDGVSRLTDFGIAKVAYTAGHTRTGKIKGKIAYMAPEQARGTKVDQRCDVWAAGVVAWEALVGERLYDTEDEIGALLKIVNEEPPRLRSVRPDLPQELDDALSWAITRDLGQRCPSADALRRRLLGAFPVADTAEVAEFVRQIIGPKLLEREKKIEEIRRLRGQLGELGEAMRENVVSPSTGLDAPSGAFRAATAVTETEQVPQHPREDTTGATYAWKEQDSEAVAPLGTTSITASVEKRVAALLADRRNRAAVIGVVSGLLISAMLMLIILVSVRRSPSEPVRVQPVLAVSQPQTAPPPTEAPTEAPTAPPVVSVAPPAPKLMLRANAAIATLKIAGETLQVRPGQTTVELDERPAVGSSVEAVAADGRRISTKVPASGDVLSLEFPRRSVQGGSQPVAPPPSTGASPFAANPYKKK, from the coding sequence GTGTCCAGGATCTCGGCGCCCTTCCCGGAGCGCGTGGGGTGGTACGAGCTGCTCGCGCCGATTGGTGCGGGCGGCATGGCCACCGTTTACCTGGGCGTGGCCGCGCGGTCCGGCGGCTTCCAGCGCTACGTCGCCGTGAAGATGATCCACGGCACGGCGGAGGCGGATGCCCAGCTCGCTGCCGACTTGCTCAAGGAGGCCAAGCTGGTCGCCAAGATCCGCCACCCCAACGTGGTGCCGGTGATCGACGTCGGTGAGGATCCGAACGGCCTCTTCCTGGTCATGGAGTACATCGAGGGGGACAACCTCTCGGCGCTGCGGCGCGCAGCCAAACGAGCGGGCGTGCCCATCCCCGAGCCGATTGCGTTGCGCATCGTCGTCGAAGCGCTCGCTGGCTTGCACGCAGCCCACGAGCTCAAGGACTCGAGCGGACAGAGCCTCGGCGTCGTGCACCGAGACTTCTCACCCCAGAACATCCTGGTGGGCACCGATGGTGTCAGTCGGCTCACCGACTTTGGCATCGCAAAGGTCGCGTACACCGCGGGCCATACTCGTACCGGCAAGATCAAGGGCAAGATCGCCTACATGGCTCCCGAGCAGGCGCGCGGCACGAAGGTCGACCAGCGCTGCGACGTGTGGGCCGCGGGCGTGGTTGCATGGGAAGCGCTGGTCGGTGAGCGGCTCTACGACACCGAGGATGAAATCGGCGCGCTGCTCAAGATCGTCAACGAAGAGCCGCCGCGCTTGCGCAGCGTTCGACCTGATTTGCCCCAGGAGCTGGACGACGCGCTCTCGTGGGCGATCACTCGCGACCTCGGCCAGCGTTGCCCGAGTGCAGACGCCCTGCGCCGCCGCCTGCTGGGCGCCTTTCCCGTCGCCGACACCGCCGAAGTCGCCGAGTTCGTGCGCCAGATCATCGGTCCGAAGCTGCTCGAGCGCGAGAAGAAGATCGAGGAGATCAGGCGCCTGCGCGGCCAGCTGGGAGAGCTTGGCGAGGCGATGCGCGAGAACGTGGTGTCCCCCTCGACCGGCCTGGACGCACCGTCGGGCGCATTCCGTGCCGCGACGGCGGTGACCGAAACGGAGCAGGTTCCCCAGCACCCGCGCGAGGACACGACCGGCGCAACCTACGCTTGGAAAGAGCAAGACAGCGAGGCGGTGGCGCCGCTGGGTACCACCTCGATCACGGCATCCGTCGAGAAGCGCGTCGCTGCGTTGCTTGCCGATCGACGCAACCGCGCCGCCGTCATCGGCGTGGTAAGCGGTCTGCTCATCAGCGCCATGCTGATGCTGATCATCCTGGTGTCAGTCCGGCGTTCGCCGAGTGAGCCCGTCCGGGTCCAGCCCGTGCTGGCCGTTTCGCAGCCCCAGACAGCGCCGCCGCCCACGGAAGCGCCGACCGAGGCACCCACCGCGCCGCCGGTCGTCTCCGTCGCGCCGCCGGCGCCGAAGCTCATGCTGCGCGCCAACGCCGCGATCGCGACGCTCAAGATCGCGGGAGAGACGCTTCAAGTCCGACCCGGTCAGACCACGGTCGAGCTCGACGAGCGGCCGGCGGTTGGCTCCAGCGTCGAGGCCGTGGCCGCGGACGGCCGCCGCATCAGCACCAAGGTCCCGGCGAGCGGCGACGTGCTGTCGCTCGAGTTCCCCAGGCGCTCGGTACAGGGAGGCAGCCAACCGGTTGCGCCGCCGCCCTCGACGGGCGCCTCGCCCTTCGCCGCCAATCCGTACAAGAAGAAGTGA